One window of the Trifolium pratense cultivar HEN17-A07 linkage group LG2, ARS_RC_1.1, whole genome shotgun sequence genome contains the following:
- the LOC123903735 gene encoding protein spt2-like — protein sequence MVETAMRGYDRDGYDRDEYEGYDDYEDDEQLEEGEEYEEEGVEEYVVEEPRKPTKEELEYLELRQKLKESIRNKMKKENSTSLANSGSRKKQIHQDNYGSFFGPSQPVIAQRVIQESKSLLENGHLVPRPSNSPQINKSTNKVTNGVLKSSAHKQPPRVSEKLVKAEKLKVTRDYSFLLSDDAEIPAPSKEPPSRNTSMRSSVGQAAQVPGKSKQSFSNGGKLVRSTGENRKPVAGASHLAPKPRSNYKLSSTSQASKASTDSRKQLGSNIANGPGRPMLPKGIPSKMPVNKMGSKSVTPGMRNPVNGVQRPPPSKVSSSLPKHGVDQRKDVREQYKPKVLPRQPVAPSKAQVSKPPLKQIPKRPDLHNQRPKNNVRKRHLDEPEDEMDYRSAIRSMFRYNPNNFVDDDDDPNMEVGFDQIAKEERRSAKIAREEDERELRLIEEEEERERRRRKKLRVGQ from the exons ATGGTTGAAACCGCAATGCGGGGCTATGATAGAGATGGCTATGATAGAGAT GAATATGAGGGTTACGATGATTATGAGGATGATGAACAACTGGAGGAAGGGGAGGAATATGAAGAGGAGGGAGTGGAAGAATATGTGGTTGAAGAACCTCGGAAACCTACTAAGGAAGAACTGGAATACCTTGAGTTGAGGCAGAAATTGAAAGAATCAATTAGAAACAAGATGAAGAAGGAGAATAGTACTTCCCTTGCAAATTCCGGTTCTAGAAAGAAGCAAATTCATCAGGATAA TTATGGGTCTTTTTTTGGTCCTTCTCAACCGGTTATTGCACAGCGAGTAATCCAGGAGAGCAAATCATTGCTAGAAAATGGTCATTTGGTGCCCAGGCCTTCTAACTCACCTCAAATT AACAAAAGTACAAATAAAGTTACTAATGGTGTATTGAAGTCTTCAGCTCATAAGCAGCCACCCAGAGTCAGTGAG AAGCTAGTTAAAGCTGAGAAGCTCAAGGTTACTAGAGATTACTCATTTCTTTTGTCTGATGATGCGGAGATTCCTGCTCCATCAAAAGAGCCTCCATCTAGGAATACATCTATGCGCAGTTCTG TGGGACAAGCAGCTCAAGTTCCAGGAAAGAGTAAACAGTCTTTTAGCAATGGTGGCAAGCTCGTTCGTAGTACTGGTGAGAACCGGAAACCTGTTGCCGGTGCTAGTCATTTAGCTCCTAAACCACGATCCAATTATAAATTAAGTTCTACCAGTCAGGCCAGTAAGGCATCCACAGATTCTAGAAAACAGCTTGGCAGTAACATTGCGAATGGACCAGGCCGGCCGATGTTGCCAAAAGGTATACCTTCAAAGATGCCTGTTAATAAGATGGGGAGTAAATCAGTCACACCTGGCATGAGAAATCCTGTGAATGGTGTACAGAGGCCACCCCCTTCAAAGGTTTCGTCTTCTCTTCCGAAGCATGGTGTGGACCAAAGAAAAGATGTACGAGAACAGTACAAACCCAAAGTATTACCGAGACAACCAGTTGCACCATCAAAAGCTCAG GTAAGTAAGCCACCGCTTAAACAAATTCCAAAGCGACCTGATTTGCATAATCAGCGCCCCAAGAATAATGTTAGGAAACGACACCTTGATGAGCCTGAGGATGAAATGGATTATCGCAGTGCGATCAGATCAATGTTTCG TTACAACCCTAACAACTTTGTAGATGACGACGATGATCCTAATATGGAAGTAGGCTTTGATCAAATCGCTAAGGAGGAAAGGAGAAG TGCTAAAATTGCTAGAGAGGAGGATGAGCGGGAACTGAGGTTGatagaggaggaggaggaaagAGAGCGCAGACGAAGAAAGAAGCTTAGAGTTGGCCAGTAG